A genomic stretch from Oceanispirochaeta sp. M1 includes:
- a CDS encoding S1C family serine protease produces MINKILKIFFIGMMAVLLFSCATADSSGSMEDRSEAYDSGSRASQQIDSLMEDERPSEALQWIYHYRGSEHPPELDYANLEEQALKEMDKQLKQSMDDREYMKALSLYSSLDAVGQTSYIRRDYDEQNIKLEYIKNLLEFEMAGAAAVMVVQGFVSLEDVSDKDLQYFEERFTKGENRKALAKVVKELGNRSLAAQVLSEEFLSASIRMEDLLEGTVTVWVDKGLRLDRGVGYPDRSIGSGFFIDKKGYILTNYHVIESEVNPEYKGYSRLFIKLSDDRGEKIPARVVGWDRHFDIALLKTEIEAPYVFSFAGIDQFSLGEKIFAIGSPGGLNNTITSGSVSAVRRPLQTMGESIQVDVPINPGNSGGPLMNSDSEVNGIVFAGITGFEGVNFAIDGEYVKTLLPHLYGGGAIKHSWIGVGGYQAYDHLETLYVTPGSPADSLGLARGDIILSINGKKVQRNQDVRDAILGLAPGTIITMDWETTEGIKKHSRVTLAERPDVPLKEAVNADTRENLIPPMFGMVLSQVAKQQYTVEKVYTGGGADEASISANDVIVLRKWTVNEKDGYVLMQFVFKGIKAGYLESAVQLGAGLESAIFF; encoded by the coding sequence ATGATAAATAAGATATTAAAGATATTTTTTATAGGGATGATGGCAGTGCTGCTGTTCTCCTGTGCAACAGCAGACTCATCAGGATCTATGGAAGACAGATCGGAAGCCTATGATTCGGGAAGCCGCGCTTCTCAGCAGATCGATTCACTTATGGAAGATGAGAGGCCCTCTGAAGCCCTTCAGTGGATTTATCATTACAGAGGGAGCGAGCATCCCCCTGAACTTGATTATGCGAACCTTGAAGAGCAGGCCCTTAAAGAGATGGACAAACAGCTCAAGCAGTCCATGGATGACAGGGAATATATGAAGGCCCTCTCTCTCTACAGTTCACTTGACGCAGTAGGGCAGACCTCATATATACGCCGGGATTATGATGAACAGAACATTAAACTTGAATATATAAAAAATCTTCTGGAATTTGAAATGGCCGGAGCCGCAGCCGTAATGGTAGTCCAGGGCTTTGTCTCTCTGGAAGATGTGAGTGATAAAGATCTTCAGTATTTTGAAGAGCGTTTTACAAAGGGTGAAAACAGAAAGGCTCTTGCTAAGGTCGTAAAGGAGCTGGGAAATCGCAGCCTTGCAGCTCAGGTTCTCAGCGAAGAATTCCTCTCCGCATCCATCAGGATGGAGGATCTCCTTGAGGGAACCGTTACTGTCTGGGTTGATAAGGGACTGCGTCTGGACCGTGGAGTCGGATATCCCGACAGAAGTATAGGAAGTGGTTTTTTTATAGATAAGAAGGGTTATATCCTTACCAATTATCATGTAATTGAGAGTGAAGTGAACCCCGAATATAAGGGTTATTCCCGTCTGTTTATCAAGCTCTCCGACGACCGGGGTGAAAAAATTCCCGCCAGGGTTGTAGGTTGGGACAGACATTTTGATATCGCCCTGCTTAAAACAGAGATTGAAGCACCCTATGTTTTCTCATTTGCAGGAATAGATCAGTTCAGTCTGGGAGAAAAGATTTTTGCCATCGGTTCACCCGGTGGGTTGAATAACACAATTACCTCCGGTTCTGTCTCGGCAGTCAGGCGTCCGCTCCAGACCATGGGTGAATCCATTCAGGTCGATGTCCCTATAAACCCGGGAAACAGCGGCGGTCCTCTTATGAACAGTGACTCTGAGGTAAACGGAATTGTATTTGCAGGGATTACCGGTTTTGAAGGTGTCAATTTTGCCATAGACGGAGAGTATGTAAAAACACTGCTTCCTCATCTCTATGGCGGCGGTGCCATCAAACATTCATGGATCGGTGTGGGAGGATATCAGGCCTATGATCATCTGGAAACACTCTATGTTACACCCGGATCTCCCGCAGACAGCCTCGGTCTGGCTCGGGGAGATATAATACTATCCATCAACGGTAAAAAAGTTCAGCGCAATCAGGATGTCAGAGATGCTATCCTCGGTCTTGCGCCCGGTACTATTATCACTATGGACTGGGAGACCACAGAGGGTATTAAAAAACACTCCAGGGTCACTCTTGCAGAGCGCCCGGATGTGCCTTTGAAGGAAGCAGTCAATGCCGATACCCGGGAAAACCTTATTCCCCCCATGTTCGGAATGGTACTCTCTCAGGTGGCTAAGCAGCAGTATACTGTGGAGAAGGTCTATACCGGTGGTGGAGCCGACGAGGCCAGTATCTCAGCCAACGATGTAATCGTACTCAGAAAGTGGACGGTAAATGAGAAAGACGGCTACGTACTGATGCAGTTTGTATTCAAGGGCATAAAAGCCGGATACCTGGAAAGTGCAGTTCAGTTGGGAGCAGGTTTAGAGTCCGCTATCTTCTTCTGA
- the lepA gene encoding translation elongation factor 4 has translation MKYEQDKIRNFCIIAHIDHGKSTLADRFLQKSHSVSERDMHEQMLDSMDIERERGITIKSQAVTIEYKSVDGNTYQLNLVDTPGHVDFSYEVSRAISSCEGALLLVDASQGVEAQTLSNMYMAMDHDLDIVPVVNKMDLLSADLERVSDQIEHDLGLDREMIYPVSAKTGEKVDELIEGLIKWIPAPAGSPDNPLKCLIFDSHYDAYRGVVIHIRLFEGSISVGDEILIMSNNATYKVEEVGTFKLGLYPCKTLKAGQVGYIIAGIKIISDIRVGDTITQNKNPCDEALSGFREVKPVVFSSIYAVDTNQYEELHTAIDKLRLNDASLVYEKDASAALGFGFRCGFLGLLHLEVVQERLEREFGLNIVLTSPSVRYRLTRQDGTVYYLDNPAEFPDPGTIEMSEEPYITADIITPTDYLGSIMTLCMGKRGVQTSMNYLDEKRVEIKFDMPLAEVLFDFYDKLKSISKGYASFDYEVIGFKPTNLVKLDIVINGDKVDALSQLVFKDNAYDRGRIVCKKLKGEITRQQFKIAVQAAIGNTVISRETISALRKDVTSKCYGGDISRKRKLLEKQKEGKKRMKMVGNVELPQSAFLAVLKTSDDD, from the coding sequence ATGAAATACGAACAGGATAAAATCCGCAACTTTTGCATAATTGCCCATATTGACCATGGAAAATCCACTCTGGCAGACCGTTTCCTGCAGAAATCCCACTCCGTTTCGGAAAGAGATATGCACGAGCAGATGCTCGACTCAATGGATATTGAACGGGAGAGGGGGATTACAATCAAATCTCAGGCTGTTACCATTGAATATAAATCTGTTGATGGAAATACATACCAGCTGAACCTGGTTGATACCCCGGGACATGTAGACTTTTCCTATGAAGTTTCAAGAGCCATCAGCTCCTGCGAGGGAGCCCTCCTTTTAGTTGATGCCTCCCAGGGTGTGGAAGCACAGACTCTCTCTAACATGTATATGGCTATGGATCATGATCTGGATATTGTTCCGGTTGTGAACAAAATGGACCTGCTCAGTGCCGACCTTGAAAGAGTGTCCGACCAGATTGAACATGACCTGGGTCTTGATCGTGAGATGATTTATCCTGTATCTGCAAAGACAGGTGAAAAAGTTGATGAGCTTATCGAAGGTCTGATCAAATGGATACCTGCACCCGCAGGCTCCCCGGATAATCCCCTGAAATGTCTTATCTTTGACTCACACTATGATGCCTACAGAGGTGTCGTAATCCATATCAGACTTTTTGAAGGCTCCATCTCGGTGGGTGATGAAATCCTCATCATGTCCAATAACGCCACTTATAAAGTTGAGGAAGTGGGAACCTTCAAGCTGGGACTGTATCCCTGTAAAACCTTGAAAGCCGGTCAGGTCGGGTATATTATTGCGGGAATCAAAATAATCTCTGATATCAGAGTCGGTGATACAATCACCCAGAATAAAAATCCCTGTGATGAGGCACTCTCCGGATTCCGTGAGGTCAAGCCTGTCGTATTCTCTTCAATTTATGCTGTAGATACAAACCAGTATGAAGAACTTCATACGGCTATAGATAAGCTTAGGCTCAATGACGCCTCACTGGTGTACGAAAAGGATGCTTCCGCGGCACTCGGTTTTGGGTTCCGCTGCGGTTTCCTCGGCCTTCTTCATCTTGAAGTCGTTCAGGAACGTCTTGAGAGAGAATTTGGTCTGAATATAGTCCTGACTTCTCCCTCGGTTCGCTATAGACTCACAAGACAGGACGGAACTGTATATTATCTGGATAATCCGGCTGAATTTCCTGATCCCGGTACCATCGAGATGAGTGAAGAACCCTATATTACAGCAGATATCATTACTCCCACAGACTATCTGGGTTCCATTATGACCCTCTGTATGGGGAAACGCGGTGTTCAGACCAGTATGAATTATCTGGATGAAAAACGTGTGGAAATAAAATTTGATATGCCTCTGGCGGAAGTTCTTTTTGACTTCTACGATAAGTTGAAATCCATCTCCAAGGGTTATGCCTCTTTTGACTATGAAGTTATAGGGTTTAAGCCCACTAATCTGGTTAAACTCGATATCGTGATCAACGGAGACAAGGTGGATGCCCTGTCTCAGCTGGTATTCAAGGATAATGCCTATGACCGGGGAAGAATCGTCTGTAAGAAACTGAAGGGTGAAATTACCCGTCAGCAGTTTAAGATTGCTGTTCAGGCGGCCATTGGTAATACGGTTATCTCCAGAGAGACTATTTCCGCACTTCGTAAGGATGTAACATCCAAGTGTTACGGAGGTGATATCTCCCGTAAACGTAAACTCCTTGAGAAGCAGAAAGAGGGTAAGAAGAGAATGAAGATGGTGGGTAATGTTGAGTTGCCTCAGTCTGCATTTCTTGCGGTTCTCAAGACCAGTGATGATGATTAA
- a CDS encoding glycoside hydrolase family 38 C-terminal domain-containing protein: MKKEIFLIPYAHLDTQWRWEYPTTIKKYIRNTLDDNISRFEKYPGHQFNFTGAIRYSMMKEYYPEKFASIKKYIEEGRWHLAGTCMDETDALVPSVESMVRNILYGDRWAVREFGKSSRDYMIPDCFGFPGNMPTVLTHCDIKGFSTQKLTWHSAVGIPFELGIWRGKDGSELVSALNPTAYTSKVKFPFKLNRNRLKRLNDLGKKSGIWKSFQYYGVGDVGGAPKEGSVKSVLAGIKQSRSEDTDLIIRQGSADQFFAELQDDEKEKMDRYEGDFLLTLHSAGTLTSAAIMKRWNRKNEQLAFAAEAAALTAMNYSGKYPSQKIYRAWKRVLCSQMHDILPGTSTPNAYTYSHNDEVIALNLWSSILEDSAQSIAPHVKGDGNILLYNPCELQRKDPVKVDLSNNDEIKGKIGECILMDGESRETAGQLTSDKEGRTILTFVPDLGPFSWTRFSLHEDKASINTPVTVRKISEEYILENAGYKIAVAEDGEIRSILNKGLDRELLSEPMAYEFQKEVPGVFPAWNMDWKDRQKPPFARIEKGGKVSISEEGSQRCSILIQTEYGSSSFNKEISLSAGSDIVEFTEKIDWRESGCSLKLALTSDMKNSIFTTNWETSRSKRDVNHKKIYEMPSRYWADLSCDQDWGFSILEDSKYGYDHPLENKLRMTLLYTPGLKFSDPFRDQKSHDWGEHTIRYALYGHKGDWKNSDVQARRFNQPVRSFLISGEAAASKRRNEIQPFLFKMSSEDLGVLAVKKAEDSDAAVIRLCERKGENSSAELIFSRNVSRVQLINGLEEVQGDVEIADNGFTAALPACSMASYLVEFTDRQISESTRQHSLDLPYNAGTMSHRGEKSDALLPAEQVPSEIDSGGLSYNLAEGRENDTVRCESQNISLPEGFNSLSILCGADTDCSESFSFLDNDGEILNKEEVQISSMTEFIGQWDRRIWKKIPGHEAKQKRDYIWLNSCTGIDGGYVKRDRLEWFSTHTLNEGEELPYQFGYMFTKILEIPEKAVSIQLPSNSGVKIYAITASHQDCSVKSAQCLGDKYDF, translated from the coding sequence GTGAAAAAAGAAATATTTCTAATACCCTATGCCCATCTTGATACACAGTGGCGCTGGGAATATCCCACAACAATAAAAAAATACATCAGGAACACCCTTGATGATAATATCAGCCGATTTGAGAAGTATCCCGGCCATCAGTTCAACTTCACAGGTGCAATCCGTTATTCCATGATGAAGGAATACTACCCCGAAAAATTCGCATCCATAAAAAAATATATTGAAGAGGGCCGATGGCATCTTGCAGGGACCTGTATGGATGAAACCGACGCTCTTGTACCCTCAGTAGAATCAATGGTGAGGAATATACTTTATGGTGACCGATGGGCTGTCAGAGAATTCGGAAAGAGCAGCCGGGACTATATGATTCCAGACTGTTTCGGATTTCCCGGAAACATGCCCACAGTTCTGACCCACTGTGATATTAAGGGTTTTTCCACCCAGAAACTGACATGGCACAGCGCTGTGGGAATCCCATTTGAGCTGGGAATCTGGAGAGGGAAAGATGGTAGTGAATTGGTCTCTGCTCTTAATCCTACTGCCTATACTTCCAAGGTGAAATTCCCCTTCAAGCTGAACCGGAACCGCCTGAAGAGGCTGAATGATCTGGGAAAGAAGAGCGGTATCTGGAAATCCTTTCAGTATTACGGAGTCGGCGATGTCGGCGGAGCTCCCAAAGAGGGATCGGTAAAAAGTGTTCTGGCCGGCATAAAGCAGAGCCGGTCAGAAGATACTGATCTGATTATCCGTCAGGGCTCGGCTGACCAGTTCTTTGCAGAACTGCAGGATGATGAAAAAGAGAAGATGGACCGCTACGAAGGAGACTTCCTCCTGACACTGCACAGCGCCGGTACCCTCACATCCGCAGCAATCATGAAACGCTGGAACAGGAAAAATGAGCAGCTTGCATTCGCCGCGGAGGCAGCAGCCCTGACGGCTATGAATTACAGCGGCAAATATCCTTCACAGAAGATATACAGGGCCTGGAAGCGTGTTCTCTGCAGCCAGATGCATGATATTCTCCCGGGGACATCTACACCCAATGCCTATACTTATTCTCACAACGATGAAGTGATCGCCTTGAATCTCTGGTCTTCTATTCTTGAGGATTCGGCACAGTCCATAGCTCCCCATGTGAAGGGAGATGGAAATATCCTTTTATATAATCCCTGTGAACTGCAGAGAAAAGATCCTGTTAAAGTGGATCTCAGTAATAATGATGAGATTAAAGGCAAAATCGGTGAATGTATCCTGATGGACGGCGAAAGCAGAGAAACTGCCGGGCAGCTCACATCTGATAAAGAGGGAAGAACGATACTTACTTTTGTACCTGACCTTGGCCCCTTCAGCTGGACCCGTTTCTCTCTCCATGAGGATAAGGCCTCTATAAACACTCCTGTGACAGTCCGTAAAATCTCAGAAGAATATATCCTGGAGAATGCCGGGTATAAGATTGCAGTGGCTGAGGACGGCGAGATCAGGTCAATTCTGAACAAGGGTCTGGATCGTGAACTCCTGAGTGAACCCATGGCCTATGAATTTCAGAAGGAAGTACCCGGAGTATTTCCCGCATGGAATATGGACTGGAAGGACAGGCAGAAACCACCCTTTGCCCGTATTGAGAAGGGCGGCAAGGTCTCTATCAGCGAAGAAGGATCACAGCGCTGCTCAATTCTAATACAGACTGAATATGGTTCCTCCAGCTTTAATAAAGAGATCTCCCTCTCGGCAGGATCTGACATTGTTGAGTTCACAGAAAAGATCGACTGGCGGGAAAGCGGCTGCTCTCTCAAGCTGGCCCTCACATCGGATATGAAGAACTCAATTTTCACAACAAACTGGGAAACCTCAAGAAGTAAAAGAGATGTAAATCATAAGAAAATATATGAAATGCCCTCCCGTTACTGGGCAGACCTGAGCTGTGATCAGGACTGGGGATTTTCAATCCTGGAAGACTCAAAATATGGATACGATCACCCTTTGGAAAATAAACTCAGAATGACTCTGCTCTATACACCGGGATTGAAGTTTTCAGATCCTTTCAGGGATCAGAAGAGTCATGACTGGGGTGAACATACAATCCGATATGCCCTCTATGGACATAAGGGTGACTGGAAAAACAGTGATGTACAGGCTAGGCGTTTTAATCAGCCTGTTCGTTCTTTTTTAATCTCCGGTGAAGCTGCCGCCTCAAAAAGGCGAAATGAAATTCAGCCTTTTCTGTTTAAGATGAGCTCCGAAGACTTAGGAGTTCTTGCCGTAAAGAAAGCAGAAGACAGTGATGCCGCAGTCATCCGTCTGTGTGAGCGAAAGGGAGAGAACTCTAGTGCAGAACTGATTTTTTCAAGAAATGTCAGCAGAGTCCAGTTAATAAACGGCCTTGAGGAAGTACAGGGGGATGTTGAGATTGCCGATAACGGATTTACCGCCGCCCTTCCGGCCTGTTCCATGGCCTCCTATCTGGTGGAATTTACTGATAGACAGATCTCTGAATCAACAAGGCAGCACAGTCTTGATCTGCCTTACAATGCCGGGACCATGTCTCACAGGGGAGAAAAATCTGATGCTCTCCTACCCGCGGAACAGGTCCCCTCAGAGATCGATTCAGGCGGGCTGAGTTATAATCTGGCTGAAGGCAGGGAAAATGATACAGTACGCTGTGAAAGTCAGAATATCAGCCTCCCTGAGGGTTTTAATTCTCTATCCATCCTCTGCGGAGCAGACACAGACTGTAGTGAAAGCTTCAGCTTTCTGGATAACGATGGGGAAATCCTGAATAAGGAAGAAGTTCAAATATCCTCCATGACAGAGTTTATCGGTCAGTGGGACAGGAGAATCTGGAAAAAAATACCCGGACATGAAGCAAAACAGAAGAGAGATTATATCTGGCTTAACAGCTGTACCGGAATCGACGGAGGGTATGTTAAAAGAGACCGCCTGGAGTGGTTCTCCACACATACTCTGAATGAAGGAGAAGAGTTGCCATATCAGTTTGGATATATGTTTACTAAGATCCTCGAGATTCCTGAGAAAGCTGTCAGTATCCAGCTGCCGTCTAATTCAGGAGTGAAGATCTATGCAATAACAGCATCTCATCAGGATTGTTCCGTGAAGAGTGCTCAGTGTCTAGGGGATAAATACGACTTTTAA